A portion of the Pseudorasbora parva isolate DD20220531a chromosome 1, ASM2467924v1, whole genome shotgun sequence genome contains these proteins:
- the mus81 gene encoding crossover junction endonuclease MUS81 isoform X2, producing MLQSTWLSIQATWLPLNSRKNLKRNLPETWKRTRVEERKEKGTRKKREYVPQKRSGGYAVLLTLYRHTQMPGSKGFMFRNELQSEAQPLCDKSFTVPDLGSKYTAWSSVSTLIQKELMVKTHNPARYSLTDQGLALAERLDSEETGMTKERVEQKSEEENSQDGPDVVDLTLEKEEDDEEQEEKESWSSKSSERPATALSVNQARGLLSESDAKGKSQTSETGRTAKGWHLPPGSYDIVLCVDFIETTGGSSGRKQELAKELQRNGVTFDIRKLNVGDFLWVAREKVTPVPGQLRPPVGKELVLDYIIERKRMDDLCGSIIDGRFREQKFRLKRCGLRKPIYLVEECGSAAAHLSLPESTLQQAIVNTQVVDGFFVKRVQDVKESAAYLTIMTRYLQKLYQNCTLFCHSRELEGDREDETEQTANLSCSLMAFTEFNYGAVKNKCQTVREVFARQLMQISGVSGDKAAAVLEHYSTVSSLLQAYDQCSNETEKEKLLSSIKYGKLKRNLGPALSRTIYQLYCTHGPLS from the exons ATGCTCCAATCCACTTGGCTATCCATACAAGCAACATGGCTTCCTCTAAACAGCCGGAAGAACCTCAAAAGAAACCTTCCGGAAACTTGG AAACGAACACGAGTAGAAGAAAGAAAGGAGAAGGGAACTAGGAAAAAGAGAGAGTATGTGCCGCAGAAGAGGTCTGGAGGTTACGCTGTACTGCTCACTTTGTATAGACACACACAG ATGCCTGGCAGTAAAGGCTTCATGTTTAGGAATGAACTACAAAGTGAGGCACAGCCCTTGTGTGATAAGTCCTTCACAGTG CCTGATCTTGGTAGCAAGTACACTGCGTGGTCCTCGGTGAGCACGCTCATTCAGAAAGAACTTATGGTGAAGACGCACAATCCTGCCAG GTATTCGTTGACTGACCAGGGTCTGGCTCTAGCCGAGAGGCTCGATTCTGAAGAGACAGGGATGACTAAAGAACGCGTCGAGCAAAAGAGTGAAGAAGAAAACTCTCAAGATGGACCAGATGTTGTAGACCTGACTTTGGAGAAGGAGGAGGATGATGAGGAGCAGGAAGAGAAAGAGAGTTG GTCCAGCAAGTCTTCAGAAAGGCCTGCTACAGCTCTTTCTGTAAATCAGGCCAGAGGTCTTCTCTCTGAGTCAGATGCCAAAGGAAAATCCCAAACCTCAGAGACGGGGAGAACAGCAAAGGGTTGGCATCTTCCACCTGGCTCTTATGACATTGTGTTGTGCGTCGACTTCATCGAGACAACTGG GGGAAGCAGTGGTCGCAAACAAGAACTGGCTAAGGAGTTACAAAGGAATGGTGTGACCTTTGACATCAGGAAACTGAATGTAGGGGACTTCCTGTGGGTGGCACGTGAGAAAGTGACACCTGTTCCTG GGCAGCTGCGTCCACCAGTGGGGAAAGAGCTAGTGCTTGATTACATCATTGAGAGGAAGAGGATGGATGATCTTTGTGGAAGCATCATCGATGGACGCTTCAGAGAGCAGAAG TTTCGTCTGAAGAGGTGTGGTCTGCGTAAGCCCATTTATCTAGTGGAGGAGTGTGGGTCGGCGGCGGCTCATCTCAGTTTACCTGAGAGTACATTACAACAGGCTATAGTCAACACACAG GTGGTTGATGGCTTCTTTGTGAAGCGTGTACAGGATGTGAAAGAGTCTGCTGCTTACCTCACCATCATGACCAGATACCTCCAGAAACTCTACCAG aatTGCACATTATtctgtcactccagagaactgGAGGGTGATAGAGAAGATGAGACGGAGCAAACGGCCAACCTTTCCTGTTCTCTCATGGCCTTCACAGAATTTAACTATGGGGCTGTTAAGAACAAG TGCCAGACAGTGCGGGAAGTATTTGCTCGGCAGCTTATGCAGATCAGTGGAGTGTCTGGTGATAAAGCCGCCGCTGTTCTTGAACACTACAGCACAGTCAGCAG TTTATTGCAAGCATATGATCAATGCTCCAATGAAACGGAAAAAGAGAAGCTTCTTTCCTCTATCAAATATGGAAAACTCAAAAG gAATCTTGGACCAGCCTTGAGCCGCACTATATATCAGCTTTACTGTACACATGGACCTCTGTCGTAG